A genome region from Leptospiraceae bacterium includes the following:
- a CDS encoding outer membrane lipoprotein carrier protein LolA, which yields MIIKASQAYKLENLIGNSFSFSKKTLVFTGCILFFPQILFAQAHNWNSPSEVVKNVKKKFADMKSYSSDFKIQTVNNKKTTNMKGKATYKAPGKIRYDFAEPDGDLIVSDGKTLWIYIKKINAVGKQDLEINRQNTSGEPIFQSASPAGLNRLFRKYHYKFDNISQPRNANNDGKSYFVLSLEQREKIGGFENMLLFIDSETYLVKKTIATDSRGKQTTIEFVNMVIDPEIEDGTFNYHISGNSKIVNNPLVSDNQ from the coding sequence ATGATAATCAAGGCTTCACAAGCATACAAATTGGAGAATTTAATTGGGAATTCCTTTTCTTTCTCCAAAAAGACTTTAGTTTTCACGGGCTGCATTCTCTTTTTCCCGCAAATTTTATTTGCGCAGGCTCATAACTGGAACTCACCCTCTGAAGTTGTTAAAAATGTGAAGAAAAAATTTGCTGATATGAAGTCCTACAGTTCTGACTTTAAAATCCAAACTGTGAACAATAAAAAAACAACGAATATGAAGGGAAAAGCTACTTACAAAGCTCCCGGAAAAATTAGATACGACTTTGCTGAACCAGATGGCGATTTAATTGTATCTGACGGTAAAACCCTTTGGATCTACATAAAAAAAATCAACGCTGTAGGAAAACAAGATTTAGAAATTAATAGACAGAATACCTCGGGAGAACCAATTTTTCAATCAGCTTCTCCGGCGGGATTGAATCGTCTTTTCCGAAAATACCATTATAAATTTGATAATATTTCCCAGCCACGAAATGCAAATAACGATGGAAAATCGTACTTTGTATTATCTCTTGAGCAGCGTGAAAAAATTGGAGGTTTTGAGAATATGTTATTGTTCATAGATTCTGAAACCTACCTTGTGAAAAAAACAATTGCAACTGATTCTCGTGGAAAACAAACCACAATAGAATTTGTAAATATGGTTATAGACCCCGAAATAGAAGATGGAACATTTAATTACCATATCAGCGGTAATTCGAAAATTGTTAATAATCCTTTAGTAAGTGACAATCAATAA
- a CDS encoding thiolase family protein — MRHAVIVDGLRTPFGKYKGALKNIRPDDLAAIVIQNLVERNHISSIPVDDVILGCVNQAGEDNRNIARMSLLLAGLSESIPGVTVNRLCGSGLEAINQGAMQIETERANVVIAGGVESMTRSPLVMLKPEFGFSRGNHTLADSTIGWRFVNPRMNQLYPIVSLGESAEIMADKFHISRQEQDQFSYESHRKASNAEVNDYFKSEIIPVYETNSEKVLLDKDEHVRKETTMEILSALPSAFKKHGTVTAGNSSGINDGACVLLLMEEKFAIENGYTPLAEIVTSAVAGVHPSLLGTGPIPSSLKALQRAGLKKEDIGLWEISEAFASMVLTTIKELNLDPKKVNVNGGGISIGHPLGASGARMILSLSHELRRRNLKYGIVTMCIGVGQGIATIVKNCKYLS; from the coding sequence ATGAGGCATGCAGTCATTGTTGACGGTCTAAGAACCCCATTCGGAAAATATAAAGGTGCACTAAAAAATATTCGACCTGATGATTTAGCAGCAATTGTAATTCAAAATCTTGTAGAACGTAATCATATTTCGTCTATTCCAGTAGATGATGTGATTCTTGGATGTGTAAATCAAGCAGGAGAGGATAATCGAAATATAGCTCGTATGTCATTATTATTGGCTGGGTTATCTGAGTCGATTCCGGGGGTAACAGTAAATCGCCTCTGTGGATCAGGATTAGAAGCTATCAATCAAGGGGCAATGCAAATTGAAACAGAAAGAGCAAATGTAGTGATAGCCGGGGGAGTAGAAAGTATGACACGCTCTCCACTTGTAATGTTAAAACCTGAATTCGGTTTTAGTAGAGGAAATCATACATTAGCCGATTCTACGATAGGTTGGAGATTTGTTAATCCAAGAATGAATCAACTTTATCCAATTGTATCTCTTGGGGAATCTGCTGAGATTATGGCTGACAAGTTTCATATATCTCGACAAGAACAGGATCAATTTTCATACGAAAGTCATAGGAAGGCGTCTAACGCAGAGGTAAATGATTATTTTAAATCGGAAATTATTCCGGTGTATGAAACGAATTCTGAAAAAGTATTACTTGATAAGGACGAACATGTTAGAAAGGAAACCACAATGGAAATACTTTCTGCTCTTCCATCCGCTTTTAAAAAACACGGAACTGTAACTGCCGGAAATTCTTCTGGAATTAACGACGGAGCATGCGTACTTTTACTTATGGAAGAAAAATTTGCAATCGAAAACGGATACACTCCATTAGCCGAGATTGTGACGTCCGCAGTAGCGGGTGTGCATCCTTCTCTACTTGGAACAGGTCCGATTCCATCCTCTCTAAAAGCATTGCAAAGAGCCGGACTTAAAAAAGAGGACATTGGGCTCTGGGAAATTTCCGAAGCTTTTGCTTCTATGGTATTAACTACAATTAAAGAATTAAATTTGGATCCCAAAAAAGTAAATGTAAACGGTGGGGGAATTTCCATTGGACACCCACTAGGCGCAAGTGGAGCACGTATGATTCTTAGTCTTAGTCATGAGCTAAGGAGGCGTAACCTCAAGTATGGGATTGTAACAATGTGTATTGGAGTGGGACAGGGGATCGCTACGATCGTGAAAAATTGCAAATATTTGTCTTAA
- a CDS encoding TonB-dependent receptor, with product MKYSVKILLLVLVFSPIIAQENEPKPLTKEEIKEKWEKLAEKTRIDVIGDNKDSLKKIPGSATVVSKKFLDETQPVDAMEVLRRVPGASTRFMDSAGLTPNISFRGVSNEESRKTLFLEDGVLTSLSPYGQPESYYFPNIDRMQRVEVVKGSGSILFGPSTIGGVINFVTRKAPRIPTFSNKVVAGNNGFISNFTQYGGTWGKTSVDVSFLHKQGDGYRDFNSFNANDFYLKLAHEINENHTITLKLGYNEQKSRATYHGTTQGLFWKNYKINPAEFDVKELDRSSVVLGHEYKINERSRIVTKLYGTGARRDWQRQDFGYNNLTEQGTPAIPPRDLYATYAPSFIGNRPGDVMYMRSTAPMRNQGFSTLGIESKLETVLDIAGIKNEIDAGVRVHGEMNKVNFKQTYAPLNYPFIRDGIPYSQQDRTIRAYAVYLQDRISVTDKLKLIPGLRYEHVNQGIYTKRRKATVRDVRDRLATSTGDILFVDKGTESYTKILLPGFGITYDIMNELTWFAGAHKSFSPPTFGTAISPYGEDYRLGAETATNYETGFRGDITKYLFLETAVYMMSFRDQVIDTSEVSNETGTRPVNTGKSSHKGFENSVTFDFGKFFEKGMEIPLDLIYSKINAKNETYERYPHVIDSENRIQFINRPLVLLDQNGRIVNPDTNGRHLPYVPEDVYTIALGLRLKNGFYTRAEYQHIAKQFTSLSTYRNLKLGQLEIREQNGISYANIWNTNDETPDGNTGIIPAVGLVNASIGYKNPEKKWSIFLVGKNLQDRVYVSGRLPIGIHPGATRQVNFGMSFEL from the coding sequence ATGAAGTATTCAGTAAAAATTTTATTATTAGTTTTAGTATTTTCACCAATAATTGCACAGGAAAATGAACCTAAACCGCTCACAAAAGAAGAAATCAAAGAAAAGTGGGAAAAATTAGCAGAGAAAACTAGAATTGATGTAATAGGGGATAATAAAGATAGCCTTAAAAAAATTCCAGGCTCTGCAACTGTAGTTTCAAAAAAGTTTTTAGATGAAACACAACCGGTAGACGCCATGGAAGTGCTTCGTAGAGTCCCTGGAGCGTCTACTCGTTTTATGGATTCGGCGGGGCTAACACCGAATATTTCCTTTAGAGGAGTTAGTAATGAAGAATCCAGAAAGACTTTATTCTTAGAAGATGGGGTATTAACATCTCTTAGTCCCTATGGTCAACCGGAAAGTTATTATTTTCCCAATATTGATAGGATGCAAAGGGTTGAAGTAGTGAAGGGATCCGGATCAATTCTTTTTGGACCGTCTACTATCGGTGGGGTGATTAATTTTGTCACTAGAAAGGCTCCGAGAATTCCTACATTTTCTAATAAAGTAGTAGCGGGTAATAATGGGTTTATCTCCAATTTTACACAGTATGGTGGGACTTGGGGCAAAACATCCGTAGACGTTTCTTTTTTACATAAACAAGGAGATGGGTATCGGGATTTTAATTCATTTAATGCAAATGATTTTTATTTAAAATTAGCACACGAAATAAATGAAAATCATACGATTACTTTAAAACTAGGTTATAATGAACAAAAATCTAGAGCGACATACCACGGTACAACGCAAGGGTTATTCTGGAAAAATTATAAAATTAACCCGGCAGAATTTGACGTGAAAGAATTAGATAGAAGTTCAGTAGTTCTAGGACATGAATACAAAATCAATGAACGAAGTAGAATTGTTACCAAGTTGTATGGCACTGGTGCAAGACGAGATTGGCAGAGACAAGATTTTGGATATAATAATTTAACCGAGCAAGGAACTCCCGCAATTCCTCCGAGAGACTTGTATGCAACATACGCACCTTCTTTCATTGGTAACCGACCTGGCGATGTAATGTATATGAGGAGCACTGCTCCTATGCGTAACCAAGGATTTTCTACATTAGGTATTGAATCTAAATTGGAAACTGTTTTGGATATAGCTGGCATTAAGAATGAAATTGACGCAGGAGTTAGAGTTCACGGGGAAATGAACAAGGTCAACTTTAAACAAACATACGCACCGTTAAACTATCCATTCATTCGAGATGGAATTCCCTACAGCCAACAGGATAGAACAATACGGGCTTACGCCGTTTATCTGCAAGATAGAATTTCTGTAACAGACAAATTAAAATTAATTCCAGGACTTCGTTACGAACATGTAAACCAAGGAATTTATACAAAAAGAAGAAAGGCGACAGTGCGTGACGTTCGAGATAGGCTTGCAACAAGTACAGGCGATATTTTGTTTGTGGATAAGGGAACAGAGAGTTATACCAAAATTTTACTTCCTGGATTTGGTATCACCTATGACATAATGAATGAGTTAACTTGGTTTGCAGGAGCGCATAAGAGTTTTTCACCGCCAACTTTTGGAACGGCAATAAGTCCTTATGGAGAAGATTACAGATTAGGTGCAGAAACTGCCACAAATTATGAAACAGGATTTAGGGGAGACATCACAAAGTATTTATTTTTAGAAACAGCAGTTTATATGATGAGTTTTAGAGACCAAGTGATTGATACTTCTGAGGTTTCGAATGAAACAGGAACAAGACCGGTTAATACAGGAAAAAGTAGCCACAAGGGTTTTGAAAATTCCGTTACCTTTGACTTTGGAAAATTCTTTGAGAAAGGAATGGAGATTCCTCTAGATTTAATTTATTCCAAGATCAATGCAAAAAATGAAACGTATGAACGTTATCCGCACGTGATTGACTCTGAAAATAGAATTCAATTTATTAATCGCCCTCTTGTACTACTAGATCAAAACGGAAGAATTGTAAATCCTGATACGAACGGAAGGCATCTACCTTATGTTCCAGAAGATGTATACACCATTGCTCTGGGACTTAGACTGAAAAATGGATTTTACACTAGAGCGGAATACCAACATATTGCGAAACAGTTTACGTCGCTTAGTACATATAGAAATTTGAAACTTGGCCAATTGGAAATTCGAGAGCAAAATGGTATAAGTTATGCTAATATCTGGAACACAAACGACGAAACTCCAGACGGGAATACTGGGATTATCCCCGCGGTCGGTTTGGTGAATGCTTCGATTGGTTATAAAAATCCTGAAAAGAAATGGTCTATATTCCTAGTTGGGAAAAACTTACAAGATAGAGTTTATGTTTCTGGAAGACTTCCTATTGGCATTCATCCGGGAGCGACTAGACAAGTGAACTTTGGAATGTCTTTTGAATTATAA
- a CDS encoding imelysin family protein encodes MFKKTIFISILLITFAFSYCSKNAGDDSTTSRIMGLIHNQLNAFNFGLLLKNTSENFIYQNYISLETNVNSLKNLTDALPDSCGGDTARLVAIQNAWKSSFAILKNVEIIQIGPSGSYSTIDSWPINYIVNPPDTAQINATIAGADTINETYLSNKSDNENGFPTIEYLIFDNGSGSTNITNICNALTGRRKVYLQEAVNLLRTRVTRLTLNWNPTFSGNFTTILQTAGPTNEFYKSEKEAVDTLIKQMVSMVEKIKDDKIGYPAGFSVESAGVVTPTNVETRFSNTSITAIGNNLSGISAFYTGNGGVGFSDYVRYYNISLDERVRAKIKETQSKATEILDLKGDLIAGTNTKVRELHTLLNELKILFTVELAGNLGSSFTPGLGDGDGD; translated from the coding sequence ATGTTTAAAAAGACCATTTTTATTTCTATTTTACTTATCACTTTTGCATTTTCCTATTGTTCAAAGAATGCAGGGGACGACTCTACAACTTCTAGAATTATGGGGCTGATACATAACCAATTGAATGCATTTAATTTTGGTCTATTACTCAAAAATACTTCCGAAAATTTTATCTATCAAAACTATATTTCTTTAGAAACGAATGTAAATTCTCTGAAAAACCTAACAGACGCTCTACCTGATTCATGTGGTGGGGATACTGCTAGGTTAGTCGCAATTCAGAATGCATGGAAATCTTCTTTTGCTATTCTAAAGAATGTCGAAATAATTCAAATAGGACCTTCTGGTTCTTATTCCACAATTGATTCTTGGCCCATAAATTATATTGTTAATCCACCAGACACTGCTCAAATAAATGCAACTATAGCGGGAGCAGATACCATCAATGAAACCTATCTTTCTAACAAATCAGACAATGAAAATGGATTTCCAACTATAGAGTATTTAATTTTTGATAATGGGTCTGGTTCAACAAATATAACAAATATCTGTAATGCGCTCACTGGTAGACGTAAAGTGTATTTGCAGGAAGCAGTTAATCTACTTCGCACGAGGGTAACAAGACTTACCCTCAATTGGAATCCAACGTTTAGTGGAAATTTTACAACTATTTTGCAGACAGCCGGACCGACTAATGAATTTTATAAATCCGAAAAAGAGGCGGTGGATACGCTGATAAAACAAATGGTTTCAATGGTCGAAAAAATTAAAGACGATAAGATTGGTTATCCGGCTGGATTTTCTGTCGAGTCTGCTGGAGTGGTGACACCTACAAACGTGGAAACTAGATTTTCTAATACTAGCATTACTGCAATTGGAAATAATCTTAGCGGCATATCTGCATTTTACACCGGAAATGGGGGAGTCGGGTTTTCCGATTATGTTCGTTATTACAATATATCTCTAGATGAAAGGGTTCGTGCAAAAATAAAAGAAACACAGTCCAAGGCGACTGAGATTCTCGATTTAAAAGGAGATTTAATTGCTGGAACAAATACGAAAGTGAGAGAGCTGCATACTCTTTTGAATGAACTTAAAATTTTATTTACGGTGGAGCTGGCAGGGAATCTGGGATCTAGTTTTACACCGGGTCTGGGAGATGGAGACGGGGACTAA
- a CDS encoding HTTM domain-containing protein, which produces MNYIKKRVPIFPILYFRIVLGLLLIQLLIRYFYYDWIRKYFTLPIFYFPHFNWDWLHPLPGNGMYFLFFILLLLAIFILHGVKTRLSAFLFAIGFAYQHLIDKSNFLNHYYLIFLLCIILALIPIPDSKEITKVMRIPRWALWLVRFQLGVVYTFGAIAKMRPDWVFDAMPLKIWLLMNRDMPILGELLVWNITPYFFSYAGLLFDLFIFPFLLIPKTRKFAYSIVLFFHIITFLLFPIGMFPWIMVFLTPVCFSNRFHYRFITLIRKIFIFRLFNRKLIPYTIFKYSNISKSSVPLRLCDKSISANFYLTIIFCILQVLLPFRHFLFPGNLLWTEEGFRFSWHIMAAHKSGLVTFYIKEKDKEKFPVSYNNILTQRQLGQMTTDPAMIWQFANFIYNQEEKKGRKNFGIYAEAYVSLNGKPAILMIDPDMDLHSVYYDYFSHTEWIK; this is translated from the coding sequence ATGAATTATATAAAGAAGAGAGTTCCCATTTTCCCAATTCTATACTTCCGAATCGTATTAGGTTTACTTCTAATCCAACTATTGATTAGGTATTTCTACTATGATTGGATTCGAAAGTATTTCACCCTCCCTATTTTTTATTTTCCTCATTTCAACTGGGATTGGTTACATCCTCTACCCGGAAACGGAATGTATTTTCTGTTTTTTATTTTACTTTTACTTGCCATTTTCATTTTACATGGGGTTAAAACAAGATTATCCGCATTTCTATTCGCAATCGGTTTTGCCTACCAACATTTAATAGACAAATCAAATTTTCTAAATCATTATTACCTTATTTTCCTACTTTGTATCATTCTCGCTCTAATTCCAATTCCAGATTCAAAGGAAATTACAAAGGTTATGCGCATCCCAAGATGGGCTCTCTGGCTCGTTCGATTTCAGCTTGGCGTAGTCTATACATTCGGGGCAATTGCAAAGATGCGACCTGACTGGGTGTTTGATGCTATGCCTTTAAAAATCTGGCTTCTCATGAATCGAGACATGCCTATTTTAGGAGAATTACTCGTTTGGAATATCACTCCTTATTTTTTCAGTTATGCAGGATTACTCTTTGATCTATTTATTTTTCCATTTCTATTAATTCCTAAAACTAGAAAGTTCGCCTACTCCATTGTTTTATTTTTTCATATCATCACATTCTTACTTTTTCCAATTGGGATGTTTCCGTGGATAATGGTGTTTTTAACTCCCGTTTGTTTTTCAAATCGATTCCACTACCGGTTTATAACGCTTATCCGTAAAATATTTATTTTCAGGCTATTTAATAGAAAATTAATACCGTATACTATATTCAAATATTCTAATATATCAAAATCCTCTGTGCCTCTGCGCCTCTGTGACAAATCCATTTCAGCGAATTTCTACTTGACAATCATTTTTTGTATTTTACAAGTTCTACTTCCCTTTCGACATTTTTTATTTCCTGGAAATCTACTTTGGACAGAAGAAGGTTTTCGATTTTCGTGGCATATTATGGCAGCTCATAAATCAGGTCTTGTAACTTTTTACATCAAAGAGAAGGACAAAGAAAAATTTCCTGTATCTTATAATAACATTCTCACACAAAGGCAATTGGGACAAATGACCACTGATCCCGCAATGATCTGGCAGTTCGCAAATTTCATTTATAACCAAGAAGAAAAAAAAGGAAGAAAAAATTTTGGAATTTATGCAGAGGCATACGTCTCGTTAAATGGAAAACCTGCAATACTTATGATTGATCCAGATATGGATTTACATTCTGTTTATTATGATTATTTCAGTCACACAGAATGGATAAAATAA
- a CDS encoding tyrosine--tRNA ligase, producing the protein MNQTESFELIKRGTVEIIPEAELKDKLNLGRKLIIKAGFDPTAPDLHLGHAVLLRKMKHFQTLGHEVQFLLGDFTGMIGDPTGKSETRKRLTKEDVLRNAETYKEQVFKILDSNKTKIVFNSTWCSKMTFEEVLVLTSKYNVARLLERDDFSKRYKAGNPISIVEFLYPLAQGYDSVVMESDVELGGTDQKFNLLVGRELQRDYGKTPQVVITLPLLVGLDGVKKMSKSLGNYIGFNDEPINMYGKIMSISDTLMWNYFELLTDFPKSEIENRKSAITNKEAHPKEVKTELAKLIMDQFHPSEKNREAIEEWKRVHNTKDRAIPEEVDTFQVTEDIFNSGQIQLLQVLAKQGFIASTSEGHRLVKSGGLYLNEEKLTDAKLSLEKGKEYLVRQGKKGKFIKLLT; encoded by the coding sequence ATGAACCAAACGGAAAGTTTTGAACTTATCAAACGTGGAACTGTGGAAATTATTCCTGAAGCAGAACTCAAAGACAAATTAAATTTAGGTAGAAAATTAATTATCAAAGCAGGTTTTGATCCGACCGCACCCGACTTACATTTAGGTCATGCAGTTTTACTTCGTAAAATGAAACATTTTCAAACACTTGGTCATGAAGTCCAGTTTCTGTTGGGCGACTTTACAGGAATGATTGGAGATCCAACTGGAAAATCAGAAACTCGAAAAAGACTTACGAAGGAAGATGTTCTTCGTAATGCAGAAACTTACAAAGAACAAGTATTCAAAATTTTAGATTCCAATAAAACCAAAATTGTATTTAATTCGACTTGGTGCTCTAAAATGACTTTTGAAGAAGTATTAGTGTTAACTTCAAAATACAATGTCGCTAGGCTTTTAGAAAGAGATGATTTTAGCAAACGTTATAAAGCAGGAAATCCAATTTCGATCGTTGAGTTTTTATATCCTTTAGCACAGGGATACGATTCAGTTGTAATGGAATCAGATGTTGAATTGGGCGGTACTGACCAAAAGTTTAATCTTTTAGTTGGAAGAGAATTACAGCGCGATTATGGGAAAACTCCACAAGTAGTAATCACTTTGCCTTTACTCGTTGGATTGGACGGAGTTAAAAAAATGTCAAAATCCCTAGGTAATTACATTGGATTTAATGACGAACCAATCAATATGTATGGAAAAATTATGTCCATATCTGATACCCTTATGTGGAATTACTTTGAATTGTTAACTGACTTTCCAAAATCAGAAATTGAAAATAGAAAGTCCGCCATTACAAATAAAGAAGCACATCCAAAGGAAGTGAAAACAGAACTTGCTAAACTTATTATGGATCAGTTTCATCCATCTGAAAAAAATCGAGAGGCAATAGAAGAATGGAAACGAGTTCACAATACAAAAGATCGCGCTATTCCTGAGGAAGTAGATACATTTCAGGTAACGGAAGATATTTTTAATTCCGGTCAAATTCAGTTATTGCAAGTTCTCGCCAAACAAGGATTTATCGCTTCTACTTCGGAAGGACATAGACTTGTGAAAAGTGGAGGACTTTATTTAAACGAAGAGAAACTAACGGATGCAAAACTTTCTTTAGAGAAAGGAAAAGAATACTTAGTGCGCCAAGGCAAAAAAGGCAAATTTATAAAATTATTAACTTAA
- a CDS encoding adenylate/guanylate cyclase domain-containing protein: MNLRSESYPSQISSEAEIKKDELEWNFQEDGIIDLEGEWSFYWLRFLSPEDFKSDVLPKKSANILVPGSWNGTDINKEIIGGEGYATYRLIIPIEESQIGQTLGIKINYAATASKLWINGKKVSEDGKVGVSRKDMVPHYSNQVHTFIAENPIEIIVHVSNFNHKKGGLWQNLFIGTEADIFNQNNNALFYDFFLFGVLCIMTIYHFGLFILRREESTYFYFGLFCLIISIRILFTGETWISSMVPTLNWDLQIKIEYITFYISPHIFAGFLYYLYSVEFNQRIWIIVNVIGTTFVGIVIFTPPIFFTQTLPFFQVFALFCGMYFIFVLILAIKRLRIGAIAACVGMAVFFLSMIGDIIINELYGSSFLTPFGVFIFIFSQSFILSLIFSKAFQTTHSLSIHLKSTNIAYSRFVPADFITFLHRDDITQVLLGDQTKTEMSVMFCDIRSFTELSETMTPEETFKFLNAYLKRVGPIIRNNNGFIDKFMGDGIMALFPLDPEDAVLAAIQMQNAVREYNILRVHSNYRPIEIGIGIHVGSLMLGTIGEANRMDATVISDAVNLASRLEGLTKVYGAPILISDVTFQRLKNQENYQYRMLGRVQVKGKKESVGIMEIIHDTSPDNAEFKSKSRPIFERGIFYYLQKDFEAAANLFKAVVDANPTDKAAIIFQSRCEYYHKKGTEDDWDGVEIFEVK, from the coding sequence TTGAATTTAAGATCCGAATCTTATCCTAGCCAAATTTCCTCAGAAGCTGAAATAAAAAAAGATGAGTTGGAATGGAATTTTCAAGAAGATGGAATCATTGATTTAGAAGGAGAATGGAGTTTTTATTGGCTTCGGTTCTTAAGTCCGGAAGATTTTAAATCAGATGTGCTTCCGAAAAAATCAGCAAACATTTTAGTTCCGGGATCTTGGAATGGGACGGATATCAATAAAGAAATAATTGGCGGAGAAGGATACGCGACTTACCGGTTAATTATTCCCATCGAAGAATCGCAGATTGGACAAACTTTAGGAATAAAGATTAATTATGCGGCAACAGCGTCCAAACTATGGATCAACGGGAAAAAAGTTTCCGAAGATGGGAAAGTAGGAGTATCAAGGAAAGATATGGTCCCTCATTACAGTAACCAGGTTCATACATTTATTGCAGAAAATCCAATAGAAATTATAGTCCATGTTTCAAATTTCAATCATAAAAAAGGTGGTCTTTGGCAAAACCTTTTTATAGGAACCGAAGCAGATATATTCAATCAAAACAATAATGCACTATTCTATGACTTTTTTCTATTTGGAGTCTTGTGTATAATGACGATTTACCACTTCGGACTTTTTATTCTTCGGAGAGAAGAAAGTACTTATTTTTATTTCGGACTATTTTGTTTAATCATTTCTATTCGAATTTTGTTTACGGGTGAAACATGGATATCTTCCATGGTTCCCACTCTAAATTGGGACTTACAAATTAAAATTGAATATATTACGTTTTACATTAGTCCCCATATTTTCGCAGGTTTTCTTTATTATTTGTATTCGGTCGAATTCAATCAAAGAATTTGGATAATTGTAAATGTAATTGGAACTACTTTTGTTGGAATCGTCATATTTACCCCTCCGATTTTTTTCACACAAACGTTACCATTTTTTCAGGTATTTGCTTTGTTTTGTGGTATGTATTTTATTTTCGTATTAATATTAGCCATTAAACGTTTGAGGATTGGAGCGATAGCCGCCTGTGTTGGAATGGCTGTGTTTTTTCTTTCCATGATTGGAGATATTATTATAAATGAACTTTACGGTTCTAGTTTCCTAACTCCGTTTGGTGTATTCATTTTTATTTTTTCTCAGTCATTTATTCTTTCTTTAATTTTTTCAAAAGCATTTCAAACTACGCACTCTCTATCTATTCATTTAAAATCCACAAACATCGCCTACAGTCGATTTGTCCCAGCTGATTTTATTACTTTTTTACATAGAGATGATATAACACAAGTTTTACTTGGTGACCAAACAAAAACAGAAATGTCCGTAATGTTTTGTGATATTAGAAGTTTCACTGAATTATCCGAAACCATGACTCCAGAAGAAACTTTTAAGTTTTTAAATGCATATTTAAAACGAGTTGGTCCAATCATTCGAAATAATAATGGGTTCATTGATAAATTTATGGGTGATGGGATAATGGCACTTTTCCCCTTAGATCCAGAAGATGCAGTGTTAGCAGCAATTCAAATGCAAAATGCAGTTCGTGAATACAATATTTTAAGAGTACATTCTAATTATAGACCGATCGAAATTGGAATAGGAATTCACGTCGGAAGTTTAATGTTAGGCACAATTGGAGAAGCAAACCGTATGGACGCAACAGTTATTTCTGATGCAGTAAACTTAGCCTCTCGATTAGAAGGTCTTACAAAAGTCTATGGTGCCCCTATTCTAATAAGTGACGTAACCTTTCAACGCCTGAAAAACCAAGAGAATTACCAGTATAGAATGTTAGGTAGAGTACAAGTAAAAGGCAAAAAAGAATCTGTTGGAATTATGGAAATTATTCATGACACCTCACCTGATAATGCAGAGTTTAAGTCCAAATCGAGACCTATATTTGAACGAGGAATTTTTTATTATTTACAAAAGGATTTTGAAGCAGCTGCCAATCTATTTAAAGCAGTAGTAGATGCGAACCCCACAGATAAAGCTGCTATTATATTCCAGAGTAGATGCGAGTATTATCATAAAAAAGGAACGGAAGACGATTGGGATGGTGTGGAAATTTTTGAAGTAAAGTAA